One Nicotiana tomentosiformis chromosome 4, ASM39032v3, whole genome shotgun sequence genomic window carries:
- the LOC104089692 gene encoding probable sulfate transporter 3.3 isoform X1, whose product MEQNDTTTIEMSAMEIHKVAPPPHKTTLQKLKTRLKETFFPDDPLRQFKGQPLKKKLILGAQYVFPILEWGPNYSFKLLKSDIVSGLTIASLAIPQGISYAKLANLPPIVGLYSSFVPPLVYAVLGSSRDLAVGPVSIASLVLGSMLREVVSPTKDPILFLQLAFSSTFFAGLFQASLGFLRLGFIIDFLSKATLIGFMAGAAIIVSLQQLKSLLGITNFTKQMGIIPVLSSVFHRTNEWSWQTILMGFCFLVFLLLTRHISIRKPKLFWISAGAPLLSVIISTLLVFALKAQKHGISVIGELQKGLNPVSWNMLHLHGSYLVLVIKTGIVTGILSLTEGIAVGRTFAALKNYQVDGNKEMIAIGLMNIVGSSTSCYVTTGAFSRSAVNHNAGSKTAVSNIVMAVTIMVTLLFLMPLFKYTPNVILGAIIVTAVIGLIDISAAYQIWKIDKFDFIVLLCAFFGVIFISVQNGLAIAVGISIFKVLLQITRPKTVLLGNIPGTRIYRNLDHYKEALSVPGFLILSIEAPINFANTTYLKERISRWMEEYESGETKKQSELRYVVLDLSAVSAIDTSGISLFKDLRMVLEKKSLELVLVNPIGEVLEKLQRADDTKDMMGPDCLFLTVGEAVASLSTTIKYQIPTHV is encoded by the exons ATGGAACAAAATGACACTACTACTATAGAGATGTCAGCCATGGAAATTCACAAAGTTGCTCCTCCCCCACATAAAACCACTTTGCAAAAACTGAAAACTAGGCTTAAAGAAACTTTTTTCCCTGATGATCCTTTGAGACAATTCAAAGGACAGCCattgaaaaagaaactaattCTTGGAGCTCAGTATGTTTTTCCCATATTAGAATGGGGTCCTAATTACAGTTTCAAATTGCTCAAATCTGATATTGTTTCTGGTCTCACCATTGCCAGTTTAGCCATTCCTCAg GGGATTAGCTATGCAAAGCTAGCTAATTTACCTCCCATTGTTGGTCTAT ATTCAAGTTTTGTTCCACCCCTAGTGTATGCTGTACTTGGAAGTTCAAGAGATCTAGCAGTAGGTCCAGTTTCAATTGCATCACTTGTTCTTGGATCAATGCTAAGAGAAGTGGTTTCCCCTACAAAAGATCCAATCTTGTTTCTTCAActtgccttctcttctacttTCTTTGCTGGCCTTTTCCAAGCTTCTTTAGGCTTTTTAAG ACTTGGGTttataattgattttctctcAAAAGCAACACTGATTGGATTCATGGCTGGAGCTGCCATTATAGTGTCTCTACAGCAACTCAAGAGTCTTCTTGGTATTACAAATTTTACCAAACAAATGGGAATAATCCCTGTTCTAAGTTCTGTTTTCCACAGGACAAATGAG TGGTCTTGGCAAACAATATTAATGGGATTTTGCTTCTTGGTTTTCCTCCTATTGACCAGACACATA AGCATAAGAAAACCAAAATTATTTTGGATTTCAGCTGGAGCTCCTCTTCTATCAGTGATTATCTCTACACTGCTGGTCTTTGCACTAAAAGCTCAGAAGCATGGCATCAGTGTT ATTGGAGAACTACAAAAAGGATTAAACCCTGTTTCATGGAACATGTTACACTTACATGGAAGCTACTTGGTGCTTGTAATTAAAACAGGCATTGTCACTGGCATCCTTTCACTCACT GAAGGAATTGCAGTTGGAAGGACTTTTGCTGCTTTAAAAAACTATCAAGTGGATGGAAACAAAGAGATGATTGCAATTGGATTAATGAATATTGTTGGCTCCTCTACTTCCTGCTATGTCACAACAG GAGCGTTTTCGCGATCAGCAGTGAATCATAATGCAGGAAGCAAAACAGCAGTTTCAAACATAGTAATGGCAGTGACAATAATGGTAACACTCCTGTTTCTCATGCCACTCTTCAAATACACACCAAATGTTATACTAGGGGCGATCATCGTTACTGCTGTTATTGGCCTAATCGACATCTCAGCCGCTTATCAAATCTGGAAGATCGATAAGTTCGATTTCATTGTCTTGTTATGTGCATTCTTTGGAGTCATTTTCATTTCTGTCCAGAATGGTCTTGCCATTGCA GTTGGAATATCAATATTTAAGGTGTTGCTGCAAATTACAAGGCCAAAAACAGTGTTGTTAGGAAATATACCTGGTACAAGAATTTATAGGAATTTAGATCATTATAAGGAAGCTTTGAGTGTACCTGGTTTCCTCATTTTAAGCATTGAAGCTCCAATTAACTTTGCCAATACAACTTATCTCAAAGAAAG GATTTCAAGGTGGATGGAAGAGTATGAGTCGGGAGAAACAAAAAAGCAGTCAGAGCTAAGATATGTGGTCCTTGATTTGTCTG CTGTGAGTGCTATTGATACAAGTGGAATCTCATTGTTTAAAGATCTAAGGATGGTACTTGAAAAGAAGAGTCTTGAG CTTGTGTTGGTGAATCCAATTGGAGAAGTATTGGAAAAACTACAGAGAGCTGATGATACAAAAGATATGATGGGACCAGATTGTCTGTTTTTAACAGTTGGAGAAGCAGTAGCTTCACTTTCCACAacaataaaataccaaataccaactCATGTATGA
- the LOC104089692 gene encoding probable sulfate transporter 3.3 isoform X2 has protein sequence MEQNDTTTIEMSAMEIHKVAPPPHKTTLQKLKTRLKETFFPDDPLRQFKGQPLKKKLILGAQYVFPILEWGPNYSFKLLKSDIVSGLTIASLAIPQGISYAKLANLPPIVGLYSSFVPPLVYAVLGSSRDLAVGPVSIASLVLGSMLREVVSPTKDPILFLQLAFSSTFFAGLFQASLGFLRLGFIIDFLSKATLIGFMAGAAIIVSLQQLKSLLGITNFTKQMGIIPVLSSVFHRTNEWSWQTILMGFCFLVFLLLTRHISIRKPKLFWISAGAPLLSVIISTLLVFALKAQKHGISVIGELQKGLNPVSWNMLHLHGSYLVLVIKTGIVTGILSLTEGIAVGRTFAALKNYQVDGNKEMIAIGLMNIVGSSTSCYVTTGSKTAVSNIVMAVTIMVTLLFLMPLFKYTPNVILGAIIVTAVIGLIDISAAYQIWKIDKFDFIVLLCAFFGVIFISVQNGLAIAVGISIFKVLLQITRPKTVLLGNIPGTRIYRNLDHYKEALSVPGFLILSIEAPINFANTTYLKERISRWMEEYESGETKKQSELRYVVLDLSAVSAIDTSGISLFKDLRMVLEKKSLELVLVNPIGEVLEKLQRADDTKDMMGPDCLFLTVGEAVASLSTTIKYQIPTHV, from the exons ATGGAACAAAATGACACTACTACTATAGAGATGTCAGCCATGGAAATTCACAAAGTTGCTCCTCCCCCACATAAAACCACTTTGCAAAAACTGAAAACTAGGCTTAAAGAAACTTTTTTCCCTGATGATCCTTTGAGACAATTCAAAGGACAGCCattgaaaaagaaactaattCTTGGAGCTCAGTATGTTTTTCCCATATTAGAATGGGGTCCTAATTACAGTTTCAAATTGCTCAAATCTGATATTGTTTCTGGTCTCACCATTGCCAGTTTAGCCATTCCTCAg GGGATTAGCTATGCAAAGCTAGCTAATTTACCTCCCATTGTTGGTCTAT ATTCAAGTTTTGTTCCACCCCTAGTGTATGCTGTACTTGGAAGTTCAAGAGATCTAGCAGTAGGTCCAGTTTCAATTGCATCACTTGTTCTTGGATCAATGCTAAGAGAAGTGGTTTCCCCTACAAAAGATCCAATCTTGTTTCTTCAActtgccttctcttctacttTCTTTGCTGGCCTTTTCCAAGCTTCTTTAGGCTTTTTAAG ACTTGGGTttataattgattttctctcAAAAGCAACACTGATTGGATTCATGGCTGGAGCTGCCATTATAGTGTCTCTACAGCAACTCAAGAGTCTTCTTGGTATTACAAATTTTACCAAACAAATGGGAATAATCCCTGTTCTAAGTTCTGTTTTCCACAGGACAAATGAG TGGTCTTGGCAAACAATATTAATGGGATTTTGCTTCTTGGTTTTCCTCCTATTGACCAGACACATA AGCATAAGAAAACCAAAATTATTTTGGATTTCAGCTGGAGCTCCTCTTCTATCAGTGATTATCTCTACACTGCTGGTCTTTGCACTAAAAGCTCAGAAGCATGGCATCAGTGTT ATTGGAGAACTACAAAAAGGATTAAACCCTGTTTCATGGAACATGTTACACTTACATGGAAGCTACTTGGTGCTTGTAATTAAAACAGGCATTGTCACTGGCATCCTTTCACTCACT GAAGGAATTGCAGTTGGAAGGACTTTTGCTGCTTTAAAAAACTATCAAGTGGATGGAAACAAAGAGATGATTGCAATTGGATTAATGAATATTGTTGGCTCCTCTACTTCCTGCTATGTCACAACAG GAAGCAAAACAGCAGTTTCAAACATAGTAATGGCAGTGACAATAATGGTAACACTCCTGTTTCTCATGCCACTCTTCAAATACACACCAAATGTTATACTAGGGGCGATCATCGTTACTGCTGTTATTGGCCTAATCGACATCTCAGCCGCTTATCAAATCTGGAAGATCGATAAGTTCGATTTCATTGTCTTGTTATGTGCATTCTTTGGAGTCATTTTCATTTCTGTCCAGAATGGTCTTGCCATTGCA GTTGGAATATCAATATTTAAGGTGTTGCTGCAAATTACAAGGCCAAAAACAGTGTTGTTAGGAAATATACCTGGTACAAGAATTTATAGGAATTTAGATCATTATAAGGAAGCTTTGAGTGTACCTGGTTTCCTCATTTTAAGCATTGAAGCTCCAATTAACTTTGCCAATACAACTTATCTCAAAGAAAG GATTTCAAGGTGGATGGAAGAGTATGAGTCGGGAGAAACAAAAAAGCAGTCAGAGCTAAGATATGTGGTCCTTGATTTGTCTG CTGTGAGTGCTATTGATACAAGTGGAATCTCATTGTTTAAAGATCTAAGGATGGTACTTGAAAAGAAGAGTCTTGAG CTTGTGTTGGTGAATCCAATTGGAGAAGTATTGGAAAAACTACAGAGAGCTGATGATACAAAAGATATGATGGGACCAGATTGTCTGTTTTTAACAGTTGGAGAAGCAGTAGCTTCACTTTCCACAacaataaaataccaaataccaactCATGTATGA
- the LOC104089691 gene encoding nuclear matrix constituent protein 1-like, producing MDLSITHQITSKNPTFCSHNNVWKKAVGMDKLREAILKLSNSEPNGPLSPTQNYILQQRLSHFLSSLNTTPDHPPYSWMIQRALQELDEEGGSSEDSISKFIKEEYDNLPVAHMFLLKHHLQKLSENGEILMVDGGGRFLLAGSGNNSLNPKAKSKRKYKKRKGRWGWEIKPKKRRRKEKEEKKHDDVKVVKEEKNKLDEQQNVVNHGQQNGIRRELNGHHYEPNTDKEEGQLSARQNGVTGNKVLPKGGLKIRLHKQKGKQQFEGPLQSFVSSESGVRSKAGSEHLDDVKLQQPKLSLSGVEETADICSLYSLETEQPEDNLPQILSPQAPPGFEFVVVEDATANNSASVGLDSAKEDSVEPRIDDLSDASKQSKERLKQQREYQHTNDGSMSSATVLSLNQNQQTERLEDELVAEDLLKTKNQQKKHDALQQLKNINNARRIGTVTQNEPLVLTLQCQQREQHISDGGTRQVQLAPSEPKQQLSVPRRLTRSQLKKGSRTQLFASKQLEQEKSSSEPKQLPIRRKRTRTQLKAIITQPASSTDLFALKHLEQENSLEIKQQVDKPCDLSKKTGALLNEMITPDTHGSLDKREAQQLIELSKMEESHETVLAMVEPSSEKKQQLEEGTSTLEKLNADDDSIGFEAVSIEMSSQTDREQRQLKRWSRDRSEPKSVSTSEVKPLPFCASADKHLVQLEEPLALATSEEALNLTDPQHEVHLEQPKRQLRRRPPKYKEDEAKLGTSTVSALATNEEVLPDKRTNEEVLCSNDPQHEVHFKQQIQKRRGRISKGNDDGAKPGTTILKKLGVSKKSKKKQNGRSLGRPRKTQ from the exons ATGGATCTGTCAATTACTCATCAAATCACTTCCAAAAACCCTACTTTTTGTAGCCACAACAATGTGTGGAAGAAAGCAGTAGGCATGGACAAATTGAGAGAAGCCATATTGAAACTGTCAAACAGTGAACCAAATGGGCCATTATCACCGACCCAGAACTACATTCTTCAACAACGCCTTTCCCATTTCCTTTCTTCTCTAAATACTACCCCTGATCATCCTCCTTATTCTTGG ATGATTCAAAGGGCGTTGCAGGAATTGGATGAAGAAGGAGGTTCGAGTGAAGACTCAATATCTAAGTTTATCAAGGAAGAATATGACAATTTGCCAGTGGCTCATATGTTCCTGCTGAAACATCATCTACAGAAGCTGTCTGAAAATGGTGAAATTCTTATGGTTGACGGAGGAGGGCGCTTTTTGCTTGCTGGTAGTGGCAACAATAGCTTGAATCCAAAAGCAAAAAGCAAGAGGAAGTACAAGAAGAGGAAGGGAAGGTGGGGTTGGGAGATTAAACCAAAGAAGCGGCGGCGCAAGGAAAAGGAAGAGAAAAAGCATGATGATGTAAAAGTTGTTAAAGAAGAGAAGAACAAGTTGGATGAGCAACAAAATGTAGTCAATCATGGGCAACAAAATGGAATACGCAGGGAGTTGAATGGGCATCATTATGAACCGAACACAGATAAAGAAGAAGGGCAATTAAGTGCAAGGCAAAATGGTGTAACCGGAAATAAAGTACTTCCCAAAGGAGGTCTAAAGATCAGATTACATAAACAGAAAGGGAAGCAACAGTTTGAAGGACCACTGCAATCTTTTGTTTCTAGTGAGAGTGGTGTACGTAGTAAGGCAGGATCTGAGCATTTAGATGATGTGAAATTGCAGCAACCGAAGCTTAGTCTCAGCGGAGTTGAGGAAACAGCTGACATATGTAGTTTATATTCACTGGAAACTGAACAACCTGAAGATAACCTGCCTCAAATATTAAGTCCTCAAGCACCTCCAGGTTTTGAGTTTGTGGTTGTGGAGGATGCCACAGCAAATAACTCTGCATCAGTTGGTTTGGACTCCGCGAAGGAAGATTCTGTTGAACCTAGAATTGATGACTTGTCTGATGCATCAAAACAGTCTAAAGAGCGTCTAAAGCAGCAGAGGGAGTATCAACACACCAATGATGGATCTATGTCATCAGCAACTGTATTGTCCTTAAACCAGAATCAACAAACTGAAAGGCTAGAAGATGAGCTTGTTGCTGAGGATTTGTTGAAGACTAAGAATCAGCAAAAAAAGCACGATGCTTTGCAGCAATTGAAGAATATCAACAACGCGCGAAGGATAGGAACAGTAACTCAAAATGAACCACTAGTTTTGACTTTGCAATGTCAGCAGCGGGAGCAGCATATATCAGACGGAGGCACAAGGCAAGTGCAGTTAGCACCATCAGAACCCAAGCAGCAGCTGTCCGTTCCGAGAAGACTGACAAGAAGTCAGCTAAAAAAAGGGTCCAGAACTCAACTATTTGCCTCGAAACAGCTAGAGCAAGAGAAGAGCTCATCAGAACCCAAGCAGCTGCCCATTCGGAGAAAAAGGACAAGAACTCAGCTAAAAGCGATCATAACTCAACCCGCATCATCGACAGATTTGTTTGCCTTGAAACATCTAGAGCAAGAGAATTCACTTGAAATTAAGCAGCAGGTAGATAAACCTTGTGACCTCAGTAAGAAGACAGGAGCTCTGCTAAATGAAATGATAACTCCAGATACTCACGGGAGTTTAGACAAAAGAGAGGCGCAGCAGCTGATAGAACTGTCAAAGATGGAAGAATCTCACGAGACTGTACTTGCAATGGTTGAACCATCATCTGAAAAGAAGCAGCAGCTGGAAGAAGGGACATCTACCCTGGAGAAGCTCAACGCGGATGATGATTCTATAGGATTTGAGGCAGTGTCGATTGAGATGTCATCTCAAACTGATCGTGAACAAAGACAACTGAAGCGCTGGAGCAGAGACCGATCTGAACCTAAATCAGTAAGTACCTCTGAAGTTAAACCATTGCCATTCTGTGCCTCAGCAGATAAACATTTAGTACAATTGGAAGAACCTTTGGCATTGGCAACAAGTGAGGAGGCGTTGAATTTGACTGATCCTCAGCATGAGGTGCACTTGGAGCAACCAAAACGTCAGCTTCGTCGGAGGCCTCCTAAGTACAAGGAGGATGAGGCCAAATTAGGTACTAGTACAGTTTCGGCTCTGGCAACAAATGAGGAGGTGTTGCCTGATAAAAGAACAAATGAGGAGGTATTATGTTCGAATGATCCTCAGCATGAGGTGCACTTCAAGCAACAAATACAAAAGCGTCGTGGGAGGATCTCCAAGGGCAATGATGACGGGGCCAAACCAGGTACTACAATTTTGAAGAAGTTGGGAGTATCTAAGAAGTCAAAGAAGAAACAAAATGGTCGAAGTCTAGGAAGGCCTAGGAAGACACAGTAA